In the genome of Luteitalea pratensis, the window TACGACGCGCCAGTCGATCTCGGCTTCGCGGATCAGCTGAAAAAGGTCACGGTGCGCGTCCACGCGGGGCTCTACGTCGACGAGACCGCGGAACTGTCGCAGTGGCACGTGCCGCTCACGCATTACCTGGAGAGCTGGGGCGATGTCCGCGCCGCCGACGGGACGGTGTCGATCATGCAGCCGCTGATCAACCCGTTGTACGACACGGCGCGCAGCCCGCACGAGGTGCTGGCGGCCTTTGGCGACACCCCCCTGGCGACGGCCTTCGAAACGGTCAAGGCCTACTGGGACGCGGCCTACGGCGCTGGATCGTTCACGGCACCCGACGGTGCGGCCTTCGCCAGCGGCGACAAGTTCTGGCGGCGCGCGGTGCACGACGGCTTCATCCACGGCACCGCCGCCACCGCGGTGACGATCGGAGCCCCGTCGGCGATACCGGCGGCTCCGGCTGCGCCGGCGCCGGAAGCCGTCGAGGTGACGTTCAGCGGCGACGCCAGCGTCCATGACGGCCGCTTTGCCAACAACCCGTGGCTGCAGGAACTGCCCAAGCCCCTCAACAAGGTCACCTGGGACAACGTCCTCATCATGAGCCCGCGCACCGCCGAGAAGTACGGCATCGCGGCGCAGAAGATGACCAGGTATCAGGCCCATGTGGCCACCGTGACCCTGAACGGGCGGTCGGTCTCCGGGCCGGTGTGGGTGCAGGCCGGTCATCCCGACAACTCGGTCAACCTGCAACTCGGGTACGGCCGCTCGCGTGCCGGCCGGGTCGGCACGGGTCTGGGCTACAACGCGAACCTGGTGCGCCGTTGGTCGGCGCCCTTCTTCGCCGTCGGCGCACAGGTGCAGGCGACTGGCGACACTTACACGGTCGCCAGCACGCAGATGCACTTCAACATGGAGCAGCGTGCGGTGGTTCGCGCCGCGCCGCTGCCGCTGTACAAGGCCGAACCCACGTTTGCCCAGCATATGACGCATGTCCCCAAGTACGAGGACACGCTGCATGGCAACGAGTGGCAGTACGCGGGCTACAAGTGGGGGATGGTCATCGACCTCAACGCCTGCGACGGGTGCAATGCCTGTGTCGTGGCGTGCGTGTCGGAGAACAACATCCCGGTCGTGGGCAAGGAGCAGGTCGCCAGGGGGCGCGAGATGCACTGGATCCGCATCGACCGCTACTACGAGGGCGATCTCGACAACCCCACGGTGCACGACCAGCCCCTCACGTGCATGCAGTGCGAGAACGCACCGTGCGAGGTGGTGTGTCCCGTCGCCGCGACGACGCACAACGAGGAGGGGCTGAACGACATGGTCTACAACCGCTGCGTGGGCACGCGCTACTGCGCGAACAACTGCCCCTACAAGGTGCGGCGGTTCAACTTCCTCCTCTTCTCCGACTGGGACACCAAGTCGCTGAAGATGGCGCGCAATCCCGAAGTCACGGTGCGCAGCCGCGGCGTGATGGAGAAGTGCACCTACTGCGTGCAGCGCATCAGCTCGGCGCGCATCACGTCCAAGCTCGAGGATCGGCGGATTCGCGATGGCGAGATCCGTACCGCGTGCCAGACGGCGTGCCCGACCAAGGCGATCCACTTCGGCGACCTGAACGACCCGGGCAGCCAGGTGGCCAAGCTCCGCGCCGAGCCGCGCAACTACGGGCTGCTCGAGGATCTCAACACGCGGCCGCGCACCACGTATCTGGCCGCCGTGCGCAACCCGAACCCGGTGATCTCCCCGGAGGCAGCGCAGGTGACCACCGGCGGTCACGGCGCTGCGGCCGAGGGGCATGCCCCGGCGACCGCGCCCGGGGAACACCCGGCTGCGCCTGGCTCCGGCGAGACAAGCGGCAAGGCGGCGGCTCCGGCCGCGCCGGCCAAGACGCACTAGGACATGTGTGGTGGCGCGCCCGCGTGGCGCGCCGCCGCTGATGCAGCAATCAGGACAGGACGCGAGGCAACCTTGCTAGACCACGCGAAGGAAGCAGTACCCGGAGCGCGCTACCTGGCGCCAGGGCACAACTTCGGATCGATCTCCGACAAGATCGCCGGGATCATCACGGGGCGCACGCCCTTCAGCTGGTTCGTCGGGTTCTTGATCGGCTTCAGCATCCTCCAGCTGCTGCTGGTGGCGCTGACCTACCTCGTGTTCAAGGGCACTGGCATCTGGGGCGTCAACAACCCGGTCGGCTGGGGCTTCGCAATCATCAACTTCGTGTGGTGGATCGGCATCGGCCATGCCGGCACGCTGATCTCCGCCATCCTGATGCTGTTCCGGCAGCACTGGCGCACCTCGATCAATCGCGCCGCCGAGGCCATGACGGTCTTTGCGGTCGCCTGCGCGGCCATCTTCCCGATCTTCCACACCGGCCGTCCCTGGCTCGCGGCCTACTGGCTGTTCCCGTATCCCAACTCGATGGCGCTGTGGCCCAACTTCCGCAGCCCGTTGATCTGGGACGTGTTCGCGGTCTCCACGTACGCGACGGTCTCGATCGTGTTCTGGTACATCGGCCTCATTCCCGACCTCGCCACGATGCGCGATCGCGCGAAGTCGCCGATCACGCAGCGGCTGTACGGCATGTTCGCGCTCGGCTGGCGCGGCTCGGCCATCCACTGGCAGCGTTACGAGACGGCGTCGCTGATGCTGGCGGGTCTGAGCACGCCGCTGGTGCTGTCGGTCCACACGGTGGTGAGCTTCGACTTCGCCGTCTCGGTGATCCCGGGCTGGCACGCGACGATCTTCCCGCCCTACTTCGTCGCCGGCGCGATCTACGCCGGATTCGCGATGGTGCTGACGCTGATGATCCCGATGCGCGCCATCTACGGTTTGCACGACTTCATCACCGAGCGCCACATCGACAACATGGCCAAGGTGACGCTGGCCACCGGCCTGATCGTCTTCTACGGCTACTGCATGGAGGCGTTCTTCG includes:
- a CDS encoding TAT-variant-translocated molybdopterin oxidoreductase, whose protein sequence is MSDIDLSAIRARLASASGPTFWRSLDEVAETPEFQQYLQREFPENAAEWSDPAGRRQFLKLMGASLALAGVTGCTRQPTEHIVPYVVAPEGYVPGKTQLFATAMPRDGYAEPMLAVSHHGRPIKIEPNPEHPAGGGTSRYAQASILGLYDPDRSQALTYIGEIRSFTDYQTAMAGALNAQRAVAGAGLRILTGTVTSPTLASQIEATLQAFPQARWIQYEPLGGGVADVLGRAFGQRVEPRLKIENADVILSLDGDFMDCGPGEIRNARAFADRRRLEGGVTTMNRLYMVESRTSNTGTKADHRLAVRAADIDAVARAIAARVGVAGVTAGALPPTVTQAWIDAAAADLKAAGAKALVVAGEQQSAAVQVLAAAMNQALGAVGSTVEYLPSQAARVDGRMGTLGELVGEMAGRKVDLLVMVDVNPVYDAPVDLGFADQLKKVTVRVHAGLYVDETAELSQWHVPLTHYLESWGDVRAADGTVSIMQPLINPLYDTARSPHEVLAAFGDTPLATAFETVKAYWDAAYGAGSFTAPDGAAFASGDKFWRRAVHDGFIHGTAATAVTIGAPSAIPAAPAAPAPEAVEVTFSGDASVHDGRFANNPWLQELPKPLNKVTWDNVLIMSPRTAEKYGIAAQKMTRYQAHVATVTLNGRSVSGPVWVQAGHPDNSVNLQLGYGRSRAGRVGTGLGYNANLVRRWSAPFFAVGAQVQATGDTYTVASTQMHFNMEQRAVVRAAPLPLYKAEPTFAQHMTHVPKYEDTLHGNEWQYAGYKWGMVIDLNACDGCNACVVACVSENNIPVVGKEQVARGREMHWIRIDRYYEGDLDNPTVHDQPLTCMQCENAPCEVVCPVAATTHNEEGLNDMVYNRCVGTRYCANNCPYKVRRFNFLLFSDWDTKSLKMARNPEVTVRSRGVMEKCTYCVQRISSARITSKLEDRRIRDGEIRTACQTACPTKAIHFGDLNDPGSQVAKLRAEPRNYGLLEDLNTRPRTTYLAAVRNPNPVISPEAAQVTTGGHGAAAEGHAPATAPGEHPAAPGSGETSGKAAAPAAPAKTH
- the nrfD gene encoding NrfD/PsrC family molybdoenzyme membrane anchor subunit; translation: MLDHAKEAVPGARYLAPGHNFGSISDKIAGIITGRTPFSWFVGFLIGFSILQLLLVALTYLVFKGTGIWGVNNPVGWGFAIINFVWWIGIGHAGTLISAILMLFRQHWRTSINRAAEAMTVFAVACAAIFPIFHTGRPWLAAYWLFPYPNSMALWPNFRSPLIWDVFAVSTYATVSIVFWYIGLIPDLATMRDRAKSPITQRLYGMFALGWRGSAIHWQRYETASLMLAGLSTPLVLSVHTVVSFDFAVSVIPGWHATIFPPYFVAGAIYAGFAMVLTLMIPMRAIYGLHDFITERHIDNMAKVTLATGLIVFYGYCMEAFFGWYSANQFEQFMITNRMTGPYAGYYWALITCNGVIPQLLWSRKIRTSVVPLFAVCMVVNVGMWLERFVIVITSLHRDFLPGSWGMYYPTVWDWSTFIGTMGLFLTLFYLFIRVLPMISIFEIRTLTPAAHAKGDAHHG